A single genomic interval of Gossypium raimondii isolate GPD5lz chromosome 11, ASM2569854v1, whole genome shotgun sequence harbors:
- the LOC105801987 gene encoding pentatricopeptide repeat-containing protein At5g46580, chloroplastic: MAATFSSALDVHFAVSQSDPKRPIFFTKRLKHQNPSQRFCISCKTSKSSSSSKPQQNPLEEQSPKKTQSLSEQLQPLSTTTLPKKDQAARLSSNPKSTWVNPSKPKRSVLSLQRQKRSPHAYNPQLRELKLFAKKLNDCENNEGAFLSVLEQFPHQPNRENSLLILNSLKPWQKAYLFFNWLKTNNFFPMETIFYNVMMKYLRLGGQFEVIEELANEMVSNEIPLDNITYSTIISCARRCYHFDKAVEWFERMYRTGLMPDEVTYSAILDVYAKLGKVEEVISLYERGVASSWKPDMVTFSVLAKMFGVAGDYEGIKYVLQEMKSVEVKPNLVVYNTLIEAMGRAGKPGFARNLFEDLIESGLSPNEKTLTAIAKIYGKARWEKDALKLWEEMKSKNWPVDFILYNTLLTMFADIGLVEEAEQLFIDMKRSENFKPDSWSYTAMLNIYASGGNVDKAMELFKEMFEVGVELNVMGTTCLIQCLGKTRRIDELVRAFTVSIQQEIEPDDRLCGCLLSVVSLCDNREDIDKVLACLHQANPRLVEFVELIEDEKSSLDTVKEEFRRVLSDTKDDARRPFCNCLIDICRSKNLHERAHDLLYLGTLYGLYPRLHNRTADEWSLNVRTLSVGAAKTALEEWMGTLAKIVKRGEALPELFSAQTGTGTHKFAQGLSNSFGSHLKELGAPFKNSEDKVGCFVATREDLLLWLQSKIPSSSTVIS, translated from the coding sequence ATGGCCGCTACTTTCTCCTCTGCTCTAGATGTTCATTTTGCTGTCTCTCAATCTGATCCAAAAAGACCCATTTTCTTCACCAAGAGACTGAAACATCAAAACCCTAGTCAAAGATTTTGCATTTCTTGTAAGACCTCCaagtcttcttcttcttcaaaaccTCAGCAAAACCCACTAGAAGAACAGTCACCCAAAAAAACCCAGTCTTTATCGGAGCAGCTTCAGCCACTTTCCACCACCACACTGCCCAAAAAAGACCAAGCTGCTCGTCTCTCTTCGAACCCAAAGTCCACTTGGGTCAATCCTTCCAAGCCTAAAAGATCCGTGCTTTCACTACAAAGACAAAAGCGGTCACCTCATGCATACAATCCACAACTCAGAGAGCTAAAACTCTTTGCAAAGAAGCTTAACGATTGTGAAAACAATGAAGGTGCTTTCCTAAGTGTTTTGGAACAATTCCCACATCAACCCAACAGAGAAAATTCACTTTTGATACTCAACAGCTTGAAACCATGGCAAAAGGCTTATTTATTCTTCAATTGGTTAAAGACCAATAATTTTTTCCCCATGGAAACTATATTCTACAATGTCATGATGAAGTATTTGAGGCTTGGGGGACAATTTGAGGTCATAGAAGAACTTGCTAATGAAATGGTAAGCAATGAGATTCCACTTGATAACATTACATATTCAACTATTATTAGTTGTGCTAGAAGATGCTATCATTTTGATAAGGCTGTTGAGTGGTTTGAAAGAATGTATAGAACTGGTTTAATGCCTGACGAAGTTACTTATTCTGCAATTCTTGATGTTTATGCGAAATTGGGTAAAGTTGAGGAAGTGATTAGCTTGTATGAAAGAGGGGTAGCTAGTAGTTGGAAACCAGACATGGTTACATTCTCTGTGTTAGCAAAGATGTTCGGTGTTGCAGGAGATTATGAAGGGATTAAGTATGTTTTGCAAGAAATGAAATCTGTTGAGGTTAAGCCTAATTTGGTTGTTTACAATACTTTGATAGAGGCAATGGGGAGGGCAGGGAAACCTGGGTTTGCAAGGAACCTTTTTGAGGACTTGATTGAGTCTGGTTTAAGTCCGAACGAGAAGACTTTAACTGCCATTGCAAAGATATACGGCAAGGCGAGGTGGGAGAAAGATGCACTGAAATTATGGGAGGAAATGAAGTCGAAAAACTGGcctgttgattttattttgtataatacTTTGTTAACTATGTTTGCAGATATCGGTTTAGTTGAGGAGGCAGAGCAGCTTTTTATTGACATGAAGCGATCAGAGAATTTTAAGCCGGATAGTTGGAGTTACACGGCAATGCTAAACATATATGCAAGTGGAGGAAATGTCGATAAGGCGATGGAGTTGTTCAAAGAGATGTTTGAAGTAGGTGTTGAGCTTAATGTAATGGGAACCACTTGTTTGATTCAATGCTTGGGGAAGACCCGAAGAATCGACGAGTTGGTGAGGGCCTTTACTGTCTCGATTCAACAAGAGATCGAACCGGATGATAGACTTTGCGGGTGCTTGTTATCTGTTGTGTCCCTATGTGATAACAGGGAGGATATTGATAAAGTTCTCGCTTGCTTGCACCAAGCTAATCCTCGGTTAGTTGAATTCGTGGAATTGATCGAAGACGAGAAAAGTAGTCTCGACACCGTTAAAGAAGAGTTCAGACGTGTCCTCAGTGACACTAAAGATGACGCTAGAAGACCGTTCTGTAATTGCTTGATTGATATATGTCGAAGCAAGAATCTCCACGAGAGAGCACATGATTTGCTTTATCTAGGAACTCTATATGGGTTGTACCCGCGCTTACACAACAGAACAGCAGACGAGTGGAGTCTGAACGTTCGAACATTATCTGTTGGTGCAGCCAAGACCGCACTTGAAGAGTGGATGGGGACTTTGGCCAAAATTGTTAAGCGTGGAGAAGCATTACCGGAGTTGTTCTCAGCTCAAACCGGGACTGGAACTCATAAATTTGCTCAGGGACTGTCGAATTCCTTTGGTTCTCATTTGAAGGAACTTGGAGCACCATTCAAGAACAGTGAAGATAAAGTTGGTTGCTTTGTAGCAACAAGGGAGGATTTACTGTTGTGGTTACAATCAAAGATTCCATCATCATCCACTGTTATATCTTAA
- the LOC105801990 gene encoding glycine cleavage system H protein, mitochondrial, producing MALRMWASTTANALKISCATTKAPVFSLSRCFSTVLDGLKYAESHEWVKHEGPVATIGITDHAQDHLGEVVFVELPEPGGSVSKGKGFGAVESVKATSDVNSPISGEIVEVNSKLTETPGLINSSPYEGGWMIKVKPGSPSELESLMGPKEYTKFCEEEDASH from the exons ATGGCACTGAGAATGTGGGCTTCTACCACTGCCAATGCCCTCAAAATTTCTTGTGCTACCACCAAAGCCCCTGTTTTCTCCCTCTCCAGATGCTTTTCCACTG tttTGGATGGGTTGAAATATGCTGAATCACATGAATGGGTGAAGCACGAAGGTCCAGTAGCTACCATTGGCATCACTGACCATGCTCAG GACCATTTAGGAGAGGTAGTGTTTGTAGAGCTGCCAGAACCAGGTGGTTCAGTGAGCAAAGGAAAAGGGTTTGGGGCTGTTGAAAGTGTTAAAGCAACCAGTGATGTCAATTCCCCTATCTCTGGTGAAATCGTTGAGGTTAACTCCAAGCTTACTGAAACTCCTGGCCTG ATCAATTCAAGCCCATATGAAGGAGGATGGATGATAAAGGTGAAACCCGGCAGTCCTTCAGAATTAGAATCCTTGATGGGTCCAAAGGAATACACCAAATTCTGTGAGGAAGAAGATGCTTCCCACTAA